The Algoriphagus sp. TR-M9 genome has a window encoding:
- a CDS encoding SusD/RagB family nutrient-binding outer membrane lipoprotein, producing the protein MKNIIAILLFSLMLSSCADLEEMNINPNLPTETHPQLLLTNVEWDVFRAYGGTSPLYAQKMLVQTDGENTNQYYKWDRGSFGPYSVLRNVTKMIEEAERINEPSYVALGKFFRSYYFFNLTLNFGDVPYTAALKGETDEGYAPIYDEQAEVFKGILAELAEAENILAAQNTIIAGDIIYGGNILSWRKLINAFRLKVLLTLSPKETSGEIDFSEFNSIYTNSPLMENESESGQLVFLDQQNNRYPDFNSSGFSSGMYMDSTFIQRLQERKDPRLFIYSTQTKSAKEAGKAIDDFSAYEGGDPAAPYGEVNEKATQGNVSKVNDRYHRDPVNEPYKLLGYSEQQLILAEAAVRGWINADAKTLYEEGVKASFQFYEMYSEEYSGYVDANAASNYLSEPINDFSKAMSDEEKIQLIVMQKYLQSFFQMQWTSFYDHHRTGYPEFRRPEGVEIPYRWIYPQSEYNYNADNVTSAIAKQFGAGNDNIHEMTWWIK; encoded by the coding sequence ATGAAAAACATAATAGCAATCCTTCTCTTTTCTTTGATGCTTTCCTCCTGTGCTGATTTGGAGGAAATGAACATCAATCCAAACCTCCCCACTGAAACCCATCCACAGCTCCTCCTTACAAATGTAGAGTGGGATGTATTCAGAGCTTATGGAGGTACCTCCCCGCTTTATGCCCAAAAAATGCTGGTGCAAACTGATGGAGAGAACACCAATCAATACTACAAATGGGACAGAGGTAGTTTTGGACCTTACTCCGTATTGAGAAATGTCACCAAAATGATCGAAGAAGCCGAGCGTATCAATGAACCCTCTTATGTTGCATTAGGGAAGTTTTTCCGCAGCTACTACTTCTTTAACCTAACACTGAACTTTGGTGATGTTCCTTATACTGCCGCTTTGAAAGGGGAAACGGATGAGGGTTATGCGCCTATTTATGATGAACAGGCAGAGGTTTTCAAAGGCATTTTAGCCGAACTTGCAGAAGCCGAAAACATTCTTGCTGCGCAAAACACCATCATAGCCGGGGACATCATCTACGGTGGCAATATCCTTTCTTGGAGAAAACTCATCAATGCCTTTCGACTAAAGGTGCTTTTGACTTTGTCTCCAAAAGAAACTTCTGGAGAAATCGACTTCAGTGAATTCAACAGTATTTACACTAATAGTCCTTTAATGGAAAATGAATCCGAGAGTGGTCAACTGGTTTTCCTCGATCAGCAAAACAACAGGTACCCAGACTTCAATAGTAGTGGATTCAGCTCTGGAATGTACATGGACTCCACATTCATCCAGCGGCTTCAAGAAAGAAAAGATCCCCGTCTTTTTATCTACAGCACTCAAACCAAATCTGCCAAGGAAGCAGGAAAGGCTATAGATGACTTTAGCGCTTATGAGGGAGGCGATCCAGCAGCTCCTTATGGAGAAGTGAATGAAAAAGCTACACAAGGCAATGTTTCGAAAGTAAACGATCGCTATCATAGAGATCCGGTCAATGAGCCTTACAAACTCCTTGGCTACTCTGAACAACAGTTGATACTGGCCGAGGCTGCCGTGAGAGGGTGGATCAATGCAGACGCAAAGACACTCTATGAAGAAGGTGTGAAAGCTTCATTTCAGTTTTACGAGATGTATTCTGAAGAATACAGTGGCTATGTAGATGCAAATGCCGCATCAAATTACCTGAGTGAGCCTATCAATGATTTTTCTAAAGCAATGAGTGATGAGGAGAAAATCCAATTGATCGTGATGCAAAAGTACCTGCAGTCATTCTTCCAGATGCAATGGACTTCATTCTATGATCACCATAGAACGGGCTACCCTGAATTCAGAAGACCGGAAGGCGTAGAAATCCCTTATAGATGGATCTATCCACAATCAGAGTATAACTATAATGCAGACAACGTAACTTCTGCGATTGCCAAGCAGTTCGGCGCTGGCAACGACAACATCCACGAAATGACATGGTGGATAAAATAA
- a CDS encoding S41 family peptidase — MSETKNTKSQIRLPIILALAISAGIWIGATFAEPKGNQNDLRAALYKLQEIMTYVNRDYVDSVNTTELVEYGIDKMLEHLDPHSSYIPAKDASLAQSQLDGEFDGIGVEFGIIRDTIYVVAPLTGGPSEALGIQSGDQIITVDGENVAGVGVTNRDVFEKLRGPKGSEVVIDIKRKNQKDLIEYNITRDKIPQYSINASYMVDNETGYIKVTRFAATTYDEFKESILDLQSKGMKKLIIDLQGNPGGYMGAAINMADELLGDKDLIVSQQGKVDQYSQKAFAFREGVFENGSIIVLVNEGSASASEILAGAIQDNDRGLIVGRRSFGKGLVQMPIDLSDGAELRLTIARYYTPSGRSIQKPYDADYEAYERDWINRYEHGEFFSADSIKFNDSLKYETKKGRVVYGGGGIMPDYFVPLDTTMNSAYVSKIFNSNSAREFVLDFANKNKAKFEGMDFPEYYTDYTVSDAMLDELVEYGKKNKVDFDAADFNKSKEYLRILVKAHLGRQLYDESAFYKVVNDINEVYLQALKLFDEADRIAMANDLHESNVNEE, encoded by the coding sequence GTGAGTGAGACGAAAAATACTAAATCCCAAATAAGACTTCCTATTATCTTGGCATTGGCCATTTCAGCAGGAATCTGGATCGGTGCGACCTTTGCCGAGCCTAAGGGAAATCAAAATGACTTAAGAGCTGCACTTTATAAGCTGCAGGAAATCATGACCTATGTCAACAGAGACTATGTGGACAGTGTCAATACCACCGAACTAGTAGAATATGGCATAGATAAGATGCTCGAGCATCTTGATCCACATTCCAGCTATATCCCTGCTAAGGATGCCTCGCTGGCCCAATCCCAGCTGGATGGAGAGTTTGACGGTATTGGGGTAGAATTTGGGATCATCAGAGATACCATATACGTAGTGGCTCCGCTGACCGGTGGCCCGTCCGAGGCACTGGGGATACAGTCTGGTGACCAGATCATCACCGTGGACGGAGAAAATGTAGCCGGTGTAGGTGTGACTAACCGAGATGTGTTTGAAAAACTACGTGGCCCCAAAGGCTCTGAAGTAGTCATAGACATCAAGAGAAAAAACCAGAAGGATCTGATCGAGTACAATATCACACGCGATAAAATCCCTCAATACAGCATTAATGCCTCTTACATGGTGGACAATGAAACTGGTTACATCAAAGTCACCCGTTTTGCAGCCACCACTTATGATGAGTTCAAAGAGTCAATTCTGGACCTGCAAAGCAAGGGCATGAAAAAGCTGATCATAGACCTTCAGGGCAATCCTGGCGGCTATATGGGTGCTGCTATCAATATGGCTGATGAACTTCTGGGCGACAAGGATCTGATCGTTTCTCAGCAAGGGAAAGTAGATCAATACAGCCAAAAGGCTTTTGCTTTTAGAGAAGGAGTTTTCGAAAATGGATCTATCATTGTTTTAGTCAATGAAGGCTCTGCTTCCGCATCGGAGATTTTGGCCGGAGCTATTCAGGACAATGACCGCGGCCTGATCGTGGGCAGAAGATCATTTGGAAAAGGATTGGTACAAATGCCGATTGACCTTTCTGACGGAGCGGAGTTACGATTGACTATTGCGAGATACTACACCCCATCCGGTAGATCTATCCAAAAACCTTACGATGCAGACTACGAAGCCTATGAGCGAGATTGGATCAACCGATACGAGCACGGGGAATTCTTCTCTGCAGACAGCATCAAATTCAATGACAGCCTGAAGTATGAAACCAAAAAAGGCCGCGTGGTTTATGGTGGAGGTGGAATCATGCCAGACTACTTCGTTCCTTTGGATACCACCATGAATTCTGCCTACGTGAGTAAAATCTTCAATTCCAACTCAGCTAGAGAATTTGTGCTAGACTTTGCCAATAAAAACAAGGCGAAATTTGAAGGAATGGATTTCCCAGAATACTATACAGACTACACGGTAAGTGATGCGATGCTAGATGAATTGGTAGAATATGGTAAAAAGAATAAAGTGGACTTCGATGCCGCTGACTTCAATAAGTCTAAGGAATACCTAAGAATACTGGTAAAGGCCCATTTAGGCCGACAACTGTATGACGAAAGTGCTTTCTACAAAGTGGTCAACGACATCAACGAAGTCTATTTGCAAGCGCTTAAATTATTTGATGAAGCCGATCGAATAGCCATGGCAAATGACCTTCACGAATCAAATGTTAATGAGGAATAA
- a CDS encoding TonB-dependent receptor plug domain-containing protein, with protein sequence MKKLILLVFLSSLSKEVFAQNDSTAQNLQEVLVHENRIQIPFSKQSRNLTIVSKMQLETTPARSLPEVLSFVPGVDVRQRGVTGVQADVGIRGGSFDQTLMLLNGIKLTDPQSGHMMMNIPIPMVNIDRVEVLKGPASRIFGQNAYTGAINVITELSDSKYARIQGYAGDFGMKGINFASSLPLGNYKQNLAFSHDDSNGHWYNSDYKVNNIFYEGGLDLGENQTLKGMVAYADRDFGANGFYASTYPDQYESIQTTLASLSHTLDLKNFFLNTRAYWRKNADEYLLRRNEPEFYKNNHLSNVYALEANGNFKTGLGTTGFGVETRKEVLESTNLGDQERTLTGLFLEQLVNIGDQVDLRAGLYSNYYSQYGWKHFPGAELGFQASESLRFYTGYGVSYRIPTYTDLYYVGPTNIGNDELQPEQAQNYEIGAKWSKSGIHAELVYYNRHTDNLIDWVRPDEDTPWQPQNFNEVTFNGIEASLSYKLSPTGQSIQIKEFLLSYNYIDANQVQQPGIETRYALTALKNQLIGGVLLGIGQKFEWNTKVRNVERMNQDPYFLLDMRADYNRSGKLGFFAEASNITNTEYVEAGTVQMPGRWFRAGFMLNFE encoded by the coding sequence ATGAAAAAATTAATTCTTCTGGTCTTTTTGTCTTCACTTTCAAAAGAGGTTTTTGCTCAAAATGACAGCACTGCACAAAACTTACAGGAGGTTTTGGTGCATGAAAACAGGATACAGATCCCCTTTTCCAAGCAAAGTAGAAACTTGACCATAGTCAGTAAAATGCAGCTTGAAACTACCCCTGCCCGGAGCTTACCGGAAGTTTTGTCCTTCGTACCCGGAGTGGATGTGAGGCAAAGAGGCGTGACTGGTGTGCAGGCAGACGTGGGGATACGAGGCGGGTCATTTGACCAGACACTGATGCTGCTGAACGGCATCAAGCTGACAGATCCGCAAAGTGGACACATGATGATGAACATCCCCATCCCTATGGTCAACATAGACCGGGTGGAGGTCCTTAAAGGCCCTGCTTCCCGTATTTTCGGGCAAAATGCCTACACCGGAGCCATCAATGTCATCACCGAACTGAGCGACTCCAAATATGCCAGAATCCAGGGGTATGCTGGGGATTTCGGCATGAAAGGGATCAATTTCGCCAGTTCATTGCCACTTGGAAACTACAAGCAAAACCTGGCATTTTCCCACGACGACTCGAATGGTCATTGGTACAATTCAGATTATAAAGTCAATAACATTTTCTATGAAGGAGGCTTGGATTTGGGAGAAAATCAAACGCTGAAAGGCATGGTCGCCTATGCAGATCGGGATTTTGGGGCAAATGGATTCTATGCCAGCACTTACCCTGATCAGTACGAAAGCATACAGACTACCCTAGCCTCCCTGAGCCATACTTTGGATCTGAAGAATTTCTTTCTGAACACCCGTGCCTACTGGCGAAAAAATGCTGATGAATACCTGCTGCGAAGAAACGAACCGGAGTTTTACAAAAACAACCATTTGAGTAATGTCTATGCATTGGAAGCAAATGGGAATTTCAAAACTGGACTTGGAACCACCGGATTCGGAGTAGAAACCAGAAAAGAAGTACTGGAAAGCACCAATTTGGGTGATCAAGAACGCACACTTACCGGTTTGTTTTTAGAACAACTTGTGAATATAGGTGACCAGGTAGATCTGCGAGCAGGGCTGTACTCCAACTACTATTCTCAGTATGGCTGGAAGCATTTCCCCGGAGCAGAGCTGGGCTTCCAGGCAAGCGAAAGCCTGAGGTTTTACACGGGTTATGGGGTGAGTTACCGCATTCCGACCTACACCGACCTGTACTATGTGGGTCCCACAAACATAGGAAACGATGAGCTTCAACCTGAGCAAGCGCAGAATTATGAGATAGGTGCCAAATGGAGCAAATCCGGCATCCACGCAGAATTAGTGTATTACAACCGTCACACTGACAATCTCATAGACTGGGTAAGACCAGATGAGGACACCCCATGGCAACCTCAGAATTTCAACGAAGTCACTTTTAACGGAATTGAGGCATCTCTAAGCTATAAGCTAAGTCCCACTGGACAAAGCATACAGATCAAGGAGTTTTTACTCTCCTATAATTACATAGATGCAAACCAAGTGCAGCAGCCTGGTATAGAAACACGATATGCGTTGACGGCTTTGAAAAACCAGCTGATCGGAGGAGTACTGCTAGGAATTGGCCAAAAATTCGAATGGAACACCAAGGTCAGAAATGTAGAGCGAATGAATCAGGATCCCTATTTTCTACTGGACATGAGAGCTGATTACAACAGAAGCGGGAAGTTAGGATTCTTTGCCGAAGCGTCTAATATCACCAATACGGAATACGTAGAAGCAGGCACTGTACAAATGCCCGGCAGGTGGTTCAGGGCAGGATTTATGTTGAATTTTGAATAA
- a CDS encoding SusC/RagA family TonB-linked outer membrane protein, producing MKKTFTVIALLMLLLPTCLLAQVQIKGKVSDATGEGLPGVTVLVKGTTKGTVADFEGNYNIMADENATLIFSFIGFEAQEETINGRSIINVTLEEDSRSLDEVVVTAIGIKQQKKKLGYVTQEVPMDAIAEASTLNLGNALSGQIAGLTVSNPTGMFQSPSFSLRGKNPLIVLDGVPVETDFFDISPENIESINVLKGGAASALYGSRGKNGAILITRKNASKEGLTVTATTNNMVTAGFTVFPETQTEYGNGSNGKYEFWDGADGGISDGDMIWGPKFEPGVMVPQWNSPIRDKQTGEEIEWYGSVTGTVYDDKSRYERVPTEWKRHDNLNDFLRTGVVTKNDVSVAYQGEKAQLRFSANYAYQQGQVPNTSVNTGGFNFNSSFKLSEKLQLDATLGYNKVYSPNYPRYGYGPKNHMYTILIWMGDDVNGQDLKDHMYVPGLEGYRQANFNYAWYNNVYFAAHELNQVHNRNVMDGKLKLKYQITPDLYVQGRISARQKSLFEDMQSPKSYMNYGDSRNGDYKFWNDDQLNLDTDFLAAYNKSLTETLGLTVNAGASSFYRSYKQAYSSSDGLIVPYVYSLNNTQGPVQASNYLEEKEIRSLYGSVGLDLWQSIFLNVTARNDWSSTLPKANNSYFYPSASVSAIVSEFINLPKAIDFVKVYSSWSEVSSDLSPYSIYSAYNKGITYGSTPSVNYSSSLVNPEIMPQKSTTFEAGLFTSFAQKRFTLEGTYYRILDENQIIDLSISQASGFSTRKVNGNEYTTNGFELMLNYAAIQKEKFSWNIGANWTKFERKLTGIYGGDDNFGNLKVGDRADSYYATVWQKSADGQVILDANTGMPSRDPFPTNIGHLDPSWRFGIQNQFNINKFRIAMDVDGAWGGLLRSITIEKMWWGGKHPNSTQYRDEEYAAGQPVYVPEGVVVTEGELVRDVDGNVISDTREYAPNTTAVSWQTWSQTYPYRAQVTEDESETFANVYDRSFLKLRRLSVTYDLMNILPSNKIKNLDLTLYGYNLFVLKKLPYLDPDFGNDNNLQDPSSRYVGMTLKAVF from the coding sequence ATGAAGAAGACTTTTACAGTTATTGCTTTGTTGATGCTGCTCTTGCCTACATGCCTACTAGCGCAGGTACAGATCAAAGGAAAAGTATCAGACGCCACGGGAGAAGGTCTCCCCGGAGTCACGGTTTTGGTGAAAGGAACCACCAAAGGGACGGTTGCAGATTTTGAAGGCAACTACAACATCATGGCCGATGAAAATGCCACGTTGATATTTAGTTTCATAGGATTTGAAGCGCAAGAAGAAACGATTAACGGTCGGAGCATTATCAACGTCACCCTAGAGGAAGACAGCAGATCTCTGGACGAGGTAGTAGTCACCGCGATAGGAATTAAGCAACAGAAGAAAAAGCTAGGTTATGTGACCCAAGAGGTTCCTATGGATGCAATAGCTGAAGCGTCTACCCTCAATTTGGGCAATGCCCTTTCTGGGCAAATAGCGGGACTTACTGTCAGCAACCCTACAGGAATGTTTCAATCACCATCTTTTAGCCTAAGAGGAAAAAACCCTTTAATTGTACTGGATGGGGTACCTGTAGAGACAGACTTTTTTGATATCTCACCTGAAAACATTGAAAGCATCAATGTGCTAAAAGGAGGTGCCGCTTCTGCACTTTATGGCTCTAGGGGTAAAAATGGAGCTATTCTCATCACCCGGAAAAATGCTTCAAAAGAAGGCCTTACTGTGACTGCCACTACCAACAATATGGTGACGGCAGGTTTCACGGTTTTTCCTGAAACGCAAACCGAATACGGCAACGGCTCTAATGGCAAATACGAATTTTGGGACGGAGCAGATGGTGGCATTTCAGATGGTGACATGATCTGGGGTCCCAAATTCGAGCCTGGAGTCATGGTACCTCAGTGGAACTCTCCTATCCGAGACAAGCAAACTGGTGAAGAAATCGAGTGGTACGGTAGTGTCACCGGGACGGTTTACGATGACAAATCCCGCTATGAGCGCGTCCCAACCGAGTGGAAACGCCATGACAATTTGAATGATTTTTTAAGAACAGGTGTAGTCACCAAAAACGATGTGTCTGTTGCCTACCAAGGAGAAAAAGCTCAATTGCGATTTTCTGCAAACTATGCTTATCAGCAAGGGCAGGTACCGAACACCTCGGTAAATACCGGAGGATTCAATTTTAACTCCTCTTTCAAACTCAGCGAGAAATTACAGTTGGACGCCACTCTAGGATACAATAAGGTCTATTCTCCCAATTATCCTAGGTATGGCTATGGCCCAAAAAACCACATGTACACTATTCTGATTTGGATGGGCGATGATGTAAATGGACAGGACCTGAAGGATCACATGTATGTACCTGGACTGGAAGGCTACAGACAGGCAAACTTCAACTATGCCTGGTATAACAATGTCTACTTCGCTGCTCATGAGCTCAACCAAGTCCACAATAGAAATGTCATGGACGGGAAGCTGAAACTGAAGTACCAAATCACTCCTGATCTGTATGTGCAAGGGAGAATTTCTGCAAGACAAAAGTCATTGTTTGAGGACATGCAAAGTCCCAAATCCTACATGAACTATGGGGATTCAAGAAATGGAGATTACAAGTTTTGGAATGATGATCAGCTTAACCTGGATACTGATTTCTTAGCCGCCTATAACAAATCCCTGACAGAGACCCTTGGACTCACGGTAAATGCGGGTGCCTCTAGTTTCTACAGAAGTTACAAGCAAGCATACTCCTCTTCAGATGGACTCATAGTACCTTATGTATACAGTTTAAACAATACTCAAGGACCTGTTCAGGCCTCTAATTATCTTGAGGAAAAGGAAATCCGAAGTCTTTATGGTTCGGTAGGACTGGACCTATGGCAGTCAATTTTCTTGAATGTAACGGCTAGAAATGACTGGTCATCTACCTTACCCAAGGCCAACAACTCTTATTTCTACCCTTCGGCTTCGGTGAGCGCTATTGTTTCGGAGTTCATCAATCTGCCTAAGGCTATTGATTTTGTCAAAGTATATAGCTCTTGGTCGGAAGTTTCTAGCGATTTGAGCCCATACAGCATCTATTCTGCATACAATAAAGGAATCACCTATGGCTCTACACCTTCTGTAAACTACTCTTCCAGCTTGGTGAATCCGGAGATTATGCCTCAGAAATCCACCACTTTTGAAGCCGGATTATTTACATCCTTTGCGCAAAAAAGATTTACGCTTGAAGGAACTTACTACAGGATTCTTGACGAAAACCAGATCATTGACCTAAGTATTTCCCAAGCTTCAGGATTCAGCACTAGAAAAGTAAACGGAAACGAATACACCACCAATGGATTTGAATTGATGTTAAACTATGCTGCGATTCAGAAAGAAAAATTCAGCTGGAACATTGGTGCCAACTGGACAAAGTTTGAGCGAAAACTCACCGGAATCTACGGAGGTGATGACAACTTTGGCAACCTAAAAGTGGGTGACCGGGCAGATAGCTATTACGCGACAGTATGGCAAAAAAGCGCTGACGGTCAAGTAATACTGGACGCAAACACCGGAATGCCTAGCAGAGATCCCTTCCCTACCAATATCGGCCACCTTGACCCTTCTTGGAGATTTGGAATCCAAAATCAATTTAACATCAACAAGTTCAGGATAGCCATGGATGTAGATGGTGCCTGGGGAGGACTACTCCGGTCTATCACTATAGAGAAAATGTGGTGGGGAGGAAAGCATCCTAACTCTACCCAATATAGAGATGAGGAGTACGCGGCCGGACAACCTGTCTATGTACCTGAAGGTGTAGTGGTCACCGAGGGGGAACTAGTGCGGGATGTAGATGGAAATGTGATCTCTGACACCCGGGAATACGCACCGAATACTACGGCTGTGAGCTGGCAGACCTGGTCTCAGACTTACCCATATAGAGCTCAAGTCACTGAAGACGAAAGTGAAACCTTTGCCAATGTGTACGACAGATCTTTTCTGAAGCTGAGGAGACTATCTGTGACGTATGACCTGATGAACATCCTGCCATCCAATAAAATCAAGAACCTAGACCTGACCTTGTACGGATACAACCTTTTTGTACTGAAAAAACTACCCTACCTAGACCCTGACTTTGGAAATGACAATAACCTGCAGGATCCATCCTCACGATATGTGGGCATGACTTTGAAAGCCGTATTTTAA
- a CDS encoding VOC family protein, which translates to MKTLFTVLLLSISMSTFAQIKVNHIAVHVSDLEESMNFYQNIVGLEEIEEPFKDGLHAWYNIGGGAALHIIEAPNIPTQISKVNHLCFSMKDMDAFIKTLENTDYPFESWLGEKGKVTIRVDGIRQIYIQDPDGMWLEINDDY; encoded by the coding sequence ATGAAAACATTATTTACAGTACTATTACTCAGTATATCCATGAGCACATTTGCCCAGATCAAAGTAAACCATATTGCCGTCCACGTAAGTGATTTGGAAGAGAGCATGAACTTTTATCAAAATATCGTAGGTCTGGAAGAAATCGAAGAACCCTTCAAAGATGGGCTGCACGCCTGGTACAATATAGGAGGAGGTGCTGCTCTGCATATCATCGAAGCTCCCAATATCCCAACCCAAATCTCAAAAGTAAATCACCTCTGTTTTAGCATGAAGGATATGGATGCCTTTATCAAGACCTTAGAAAACACCGATTATCCTTTTGAAAGCTGGCTAGGAGAAAAAGGAAAGGTTACCATTCGAGTGGATGGCATACGCCAGATTTACATCCAAGATCCAGACGGCATGTGGCTGGAGATCAATGATGATTATTAA
- a CDS encoding M1 family metallopeptidase, giving the protein MTLLLAGASLTGISTSFAQQVKENNQAEFGEFMNRKGTYTRSASGKPNVGYWQNEADYEINVTLDEEAHTLSGSITLSYTNNSPESLDFIWMQMEQNRFKEDSRGTLTTPIQGNRYNGDTDGGYDIANLQAKVGSKGSTSNKYIVSDTRMQVWFNEPIPANGGTATVSMDFSFKVPVEGMDRMGRLEVEDGWIYAFAQWYPKVAVFDDIEGWNVDPYLGAGEFYLEYGDFEYSVTVPYDYVVVGSGELLNPKEVLSKELQNRYAKAQESDTTVMLITADELGNTELTRPKQDGTITWEFAIENSRDVAFAASRAFIWDAAKIDLPSGKKILAQSVYPKESDGQEAWARSTEYSKASIEHYSEKWFEYPYASATNVAADIGGMEYPGLNFCSYNSKGEGLWGVTDHEFGHNWFPMIVGTNERRYAWMDEGFNTFINHYSTLAFNDGEYPSNLNQTRRYVNFFTSETREGIDTYPDVVNISNLGMLAYNKPAMGLLMLREYILGHERFDNAFRSYIKTWAYKHPQPSDFFNHMDNVAGENLSWFWNGWFTGTGNIDLGISAVIPYAGNYVVVLSNKGEIPMPVLLEISYDDGTTERKMLPVEIWQRGDTWNHLIKTEKKIESVVIDPDKILPDINLGNDNWPQALYDNK; this is encoded by the coding sequence ATGACGCTACTTCTTGCCGGAGCCAGTCTGACAGGAATTAGTACTTCTTTTGCGCAGCAAGTCAAGGAGAACAACCAGGCCGAGTTTGGGGAGTTCATGAACCGAAAGGGTACCTATACCCGCTCGGCTTCAGGCAAGCCTAATGTGGGCTACTGGCAAAATGAGGCAGATTATGAAATCAACGTGACGCTGGACGAGGAAGCGCACACCTTGTCGGGGAGTATCACGCTAAGTTACACCAATAACAGCCCGGAGTCCTTGGACTTTATCTGGATGCAGATGGAGCAAAACAGATTTAAGGAAGACTCCAGAGGTACGCTGACCACACCGATTCAGGGTAATCGCTACAATGGTGATACTGACGGTGGCTATGACATCGCAAATCTTCAGGCCAAAGTGGGTTCTAAAGGCTCTACTTCAAATAAGTACATTGTGAGCGACACCAGAATGCAAGTTTGGTTCAATGAACCTATCCCTGCCAATGGTGGAACAGCGACTGTCTCAATGGATTTCTCTTTCAAAGTTCCGGTAGAAGGAATGGACAGGATGGGAAGATTGGAAGTTGAAGATGGCTGGATCTACGCGTTTGCGCAGTGGTATCCAAAGGTTGCTGTTTTCGACGATATAGAAGGATGGAATGTGGATCCGTACCTTGGAGCAGGTGAGTTTTATCTGGAGTATGGGGACTTTGAATATTCCGTGACGGTTCCTTACGACTATGTAGTAGTAGGGTCGGGGGAACTATTGAATCCTAAGGAAGTACTGAGTAAGGAACTTCAAAATCGCTACGCAAAAGCACAAGAAAGCGATACTACAGTAATGTTGATCACAGCGGATGAATTGGGAAATACGGAACTGACCAGGCCTAAGCAAGACGGGACTATTACCTGGGAGTTTGCCATAGAAAACAGCCGTGATGTAGCCTTTGCTGCTTCAAGAGCATTCATCTGGGATGCTGCAAAAATCGATCTTCCTAGCGGAAAGAAAATTCTGGCCCAATCTGTCTATCCAAAAGAATCCGATGGTCAGGAAGCATGGGCCAGGTCTACAGAATACAGTAAGGCCTCTATCGAGCATTATTCAGAAAAGTGGTTTGAGTACCCCTACGCCAGTGCTACGAACGTAGCAGCTGACATTGGAGGGATGGAATACCCGGGATTGAACTTCTGTAGCTACAATTCCAAAGGGGAAGGACTTTGGGGAGTGACTGATCATGAGTTTGGACACAACTGGTTCCCCATGATCGTTGGAACCAACGAGCGTAGATATGCTTGGATGGATGAGGGTTTCAATACTTTCATCAACCACTACAGTACTTTGGCCTTCAATGACGGGGAGTATCCTTCCAATTTGAATCAAACCAGAAGGTATGTTAATTTCTTCACCAGCGAAACCAGAGAAGGCATAGACACTTACCCTGATGTGGTTAATATCAGTAATCTTGGAATGCTCGCTTATAACAAGCCTGCGATGGGACTGTTGATGCTTCGAGAGTATATTTTGGGTCATGAGCGATTTGACAATGCGTTTAGATCCTATATCAAAACTTGGGCTTACAAGCATCCTCAGCCCTCTGACTTCTTTAACCATATGGACAATGTGGCAGGAGAGAATCTTTCTTGGTTCTGGAATGGTTGGTTCACAGGTACCGGAAATATCGATCTAGGTATCAGCGCGGTGATTCCTTATGCGGGAAATTATGTGGTAGTATTGAGCAACAAAGGAGAGATTCCTATGCCGGTGCTGCTAGAAATCAGCTATGACGATGGTACTACGGAGCGCAAAATGCTCCCAGTGGAGATCTGGCAAAGAGGAGATACTTGGAATCACCTGATCAAAACCGAGAAGAAAATCGAGTCTGTGGTAATCGATCCTGATAAAATCCTTCCGGATATTAATCTAGGAAATGATAATTGGCCACAAGCGCTTTACGATAACAAATAA